Proteins from one Thermococcus sp. M36 genomic window:
- the guaB gene encoding IMP dehydrogenase yields the protein MGKFEHKLVNAIKGYTFDDVLLIPQATEVEPKDVDVSTQITPNIKLNIPILSAAMDTVTEWEMAVAMAREGGLGVIHRNMSIEEQAEMVRKVKRAERFIVEDVITIGPDETLEYALFLMERNNIDGLPVIDENGRIVGIITKKDIAAKEGNLVRDVMTGEVITAGEDISVEKALDIMVTNRIARLPVVNAEGKLVGIITMSDLMMRRKYRNAVRDENGDLIVAAAVGPFDIERAKALDRAGADVIVVDTAHAHNLKAIKAMKDIRNAIDAEMIVGNIANPKAVDDLTFADAVKVGIGPGSICTTRIVAGVGVPQLTAVALVADRAQEYGIHVIADGGIRYSGDIVKALAAGADAVMLGSLLAGTREAPGKEVVINGKKYKQYRGMGSLGAMMKGGAERYYQKGHMKTRKFVPEGVEGVVPYKGSVSDVLYQLVGGLRSGMGYVGAANIEELKEKGEFVIITNAGVRESHPHDILITNEAPNYPVGK from the coding sequence ATGGGAAAATTTGAACATAAACTTGTCAATGCAATTAAGGGATACACCTTCGACGACGTTCTTCTGATACCGCAGGCAACCGAGGTCGAACCTAAGGACGTTGACGTCTCCACCCAGATAACCCCGAATATAAAGCTCAACATACCGATCCTCAGCGCCGCTATGGACACGGTAACCGAGTGGGAGATGGCCGTCGCGATGGCGAGGGAAGGAGGACTGGGCGTCATCCACAGGAACATGAGCATTGAGGAGCAGGCCGAGATGGTCAGAAAGGTCAAGCGCGCGGAGCGCTTCATAGTGGAGGACGTCATAACGATTGGCCCCGACGAGACCCTCGAGTACGCCCTCTTCCTCATGGAGAGGAACAACATAGACGGCCTTCCCGTCATCGATGAGAACGGCAGGATAGTCGGCATAATCACCAAGAAGGACATAGCGGCCAAAGAGGGCAACCTCGTGAGGGACGTGATGACCGGCGAGGTGATAACAGCGGGTGAGGACATTTCCGTTGAGAAGGCCCTCGACATAATGGTAACCAACAGAATAGCCCGCCTCCCCGTTGTGAACGCAGAGGGCAAGCTTGTGGGAATAATAACTATGAGCGACCTGATGATGAGGAGGAAGTACCGCAACGCCGTCCGCGATGAGAACGGAGATCTAATAGTCGCCGCCGCTGTCGGGCCCTTTGACATCGAGCGTGCCAAGGCCCTCGACAGGGCCGGAGCGGACGTCATAGTGGTCGACACCGCCCACGCCCACAACCTCAAGGCGATTAAAGCAATGAAGGATATAAGGAACGCCATCGATGCGGAGATGATAGTCGGAAACATAGCAAACCCAAAGGCCGTTGACGACCTCACCTTTGCGGACGCGGTCAAGGTCGGAATCGGCCCGGGGAGCATATGCACAACCAGAATAGTTGCGGGTGTCGGCGTTCCCCAGCTGACCGCCGTTGCCCTCGTCGCAGACAGGGCCCAGGAGTACGGTATTCACGTCATCGCCGACGGCGGAATACGCTACTCCGGGGACATAGTGAAGGCACTGGCCGCTGGAGCGGACGCCGTAATGCTGGGCTCCCTTTTGGCGGGAACCAGAGAAGCTCCGGGCAAGGAGGTCGTCATAAACGGAAAGAAGTACAAGCAGTACCGCGGCATGGGCTCCCTTGGGGCGATGATGAAAGGCGGAGCGGAGCGCTACTACCAGAAGGGGCACATGAAGACTAGGAAGTTCGTACCGGAGGGAGTTGAGGGAGTTGTCCCCTACAAGGGGAGCGTGAGCGACGTCCTCTACCAGCTTGTCGGTGGGCTTCGCTCTGGAATGGGCTACGTCGGTGCAGCAAACATCGAAGAGCTCAAGGAGAAGGGTGAGTTCGTGATAATCACGAACGCCGGCGTCAGGGAGAGCCACCCACACGACATCCTGATAACGAACGAGGCTCCCAACTATCCGGTTGGGAAATGA
- a CDS encoding alkaline phosphatase, producing the protein MDVKKILGLALLVSVLVFSQAGTAMAPAAGSSVAAPNGVKNVILIIGDGMGFAQLQLTRLVYGPLNIEKMPYSGVEMTYSRSGEVTDSAASATALATGIMTYNGMISTVTEGGKTYTLTTVLELAKALGKSTGLVTTTRITHATPAAFGAHVEDRDMEAEIARQLIENRINVLFGGGKKYFDDETLSLAKDYGYQVVFDRAGLESASGDHVLGLFSSSHIPYVLDRTEDDVGLLDMTKKAIELLEKNPNGFFLMIEAGRIDHASHGNDIAAALAETNELDDVVGYVLEYARQRGDTLVVVTADHETGGLAVGTNYGKVVDVQGILNIKASTGTMAAEIKNGGDIKEVVKKYTGIELSDDEVAYIQKRAEEDPKYGLSNGIGEVLAERLGVRFASHKHTGEPVPLFAYGPGASKFVGFHHHTQTGRLIAELMVYGVGTINVAFAGTSTVEGDLNGDHKVDAKDAYLVLRLFLGATVDDDTEKAIDMDGNGIIDLGDVVAILQEA; encoded by the coding sequence ATGGACGTGAAGAAGATTCTGGGTCTGGCACTGCTTGTTAGCGTACTGGTATTTTCCCAGGCAGGGACGGCCATGGCCCCGGCGGCAGGAAGCAGCGTCGCAGCGCCCAACGGCGTTAAAAACGTCATCCTCATAATCGGGGACGGCATGGGCTTCGCCCAGCTCCAGCTCACGAGGCTCGTCTACGGCCCGCTGAACATTGAGAAGATGCCGTACAGCGGCGTTGAGATGACGTACTCCAGATCAGGAGAAGTTACCGATTCCGCAGCCTCTGCAACCGCCCTCGCCACAGGCATCATGACATACAACGGCATGATCTCAACGGTCACGGAGGGCGGGAAAACCTACACGCTCACCACAGTTCTTGAGCTTGCCAAGGCCCTGGGTAAGTCCACAGGGCTCGTCACCACGACCAGGATAACCCACGCCACCCCCGCCGCATTCGGGGCCCACGTTGAGGACAGGGACATGGAGGCCGAGATAGCCCGGCAGCTCATTGAGAACAGGATCAACGTCCTCTTCGGAGGGGGCAAAAAGTACTTCGACGATGAGACGCTGAGCCTCGCAAAGGACTACGGCTACCAGGTCGTCTTTGACAGGGCCGGCCTCGAATCCGCCAGCGGTGACCACGTCCTCGGCCTCTTCTCCTCAAGCCACATACCGTACGTCCTCGACAGGACTGAGGATGATGTTGGGCTCCTCGACATGACTAAGAAGGCAATCGAGCTCCTTGAGAAGAACCCCAACGGCTTCTTCCTCATGATAGAGGCCGGAAGGATAGACCACGCCAGCCACGGCAACGACATAGCGGCGGCTCTGGCGGAGACCAATGAGCTCGACGACGTGGTGGGATACGTCCTTGAGTACGCCAGGCAGAGGGGCGACACACTCGTTGTGGTCACCGCGGACCACGAGACGGGCGGCCTTGCCGTGGGCACCAACTACGGAAAAGTCGTTGACGTCCAGGGAATCCTGAACATAAAGGCCAGCACCGGCACTATGGCGGCCGAGATCAAGAACGGCGGCGACATAAAGGAGGTCGTCAAGAAGTACACCGGCATCGAGCTGAGCGACGACGAGGTGGCCTACATCCAGAAGCGCGCGGAGGAGGATCCGAAGTACGGCCTCTCCAACGGTATCGGTGAGGTGCTCGCTGAGAGGCTCGGAGTCAGGTTCGCGTCCCACAAGCACACCGGCGAGCCGGTGCCCCTTTTCGCCTACGGCCCAGGCGCCAGCAAGTTCGTCGGCTTCCACCACCACACCCAGACCGGAAGGCTCATCGCCGAACTGATGGTCTACGGCGTCGGCACCATAAACGTCGCCTTTGCGGGCACCAGCACCGTTGAGGGCGACCTGAACGGAGACCACAAGGTGGACGCCAAGGACGCCTACCTGGTTCTCAGGCTGTTCCTCGGTGCCACTGTGGACGATGACACTGAGAAGGCCATTGACATGGACGGCAACGGCATAATAGACCTCGGAGACGTTGTTGCAATCCTGCAGGAGGCCTGA
- a CDS encoding IGHMBP2 family helicase, which produces MEEKLEKFISHLKVLVELERKAEIEAMRLEMKRLSGREREKVGRAVLGLNGKVVGEELGYFLVKYGRDREIKTEISVGDLVVVSRRDPLKSDLVGTVVEKGKRFITVALETVPEWALKGIRIDLYANDITFKRWLENLNNLRESGRKALELYLGLREPGESEPVEFEPFDRSLNASQRRAIARALGSPDFFLIHGPFGTGKTRTLAELIMQEVERGNRVLATAESNVAVDNLVERLVDSGLKVVRVGHPSRVSKALHETTLAYLITQHELYGELRELRVIGQNLKEKRDTFTKPAPKYRRGLSDREILRLASKGIGVRGVPARLIREMAEWIKINQQVQKTFDDARKLEERIAREIIRDADVVLTTNSSAGLDVVDYGDYDVAVIDEATQATIPSVLIPINRAGRFVLAGDHRQLPPTILSEKAKGLSRTLFEGLIERYPEKSEMLTVQYRMNKRLMEFPSGEFYGGRIEAHESVRNITLSDLGVSEPSFGGPWDAVLKPENVLVFIDTSKREDRFERQRYGSESRENPLEAGLVKETVERLLKMGVKPEWIGVITPYDDQRDLISSLLPEEVEVKTVDGYQGREKEVIVLSFVRSNRRGELGFLKDLRRLNVSLTRAKRKLILIGDSSTLSAHPTYKRLVEFVGEKGTVVDTRKLTGIPPEMTPESIRRIPGISRTEESTDVPDGVEEVRKRDRKRTRSIYRDTPSNHF; this is translated from the coding sequence ATGGAGGAAAAACTGGAGAAGTTCATCTCTCACCTCAAGGTACTCGTGGAGCTTGAGAGGAAGGCAGAGATAGAGGCGATGCGCCTAGAGATGAAAAGACTAAGCGGACGCGAGAGGGAGAAGGTTGGGAGGGCCGTTCTCGGCCTCAACGGGAAGGTCGTCGGAGAGGAGCTGGGCTACTTCCTGGTGAAATACGGCCGCGATAGAGAAATAAAGACCGAGATAAGCGTCGGTGATTTGGTGGTGGTCAGCAGGAGAGACCCGCTGAAGAGCGACCTGGTTGGAACGGTCGTGGAGAAGGGGAAGCGGTTCATAACGGTCGCCCTTGAAACCGTCCCCGAGTGGGCTCTGAAGGGAATCCGCATCGACCTCTACGCCAACGACATCACCTTCAAGCGCTGGCTGGAGAACCTGAACAATCTGAGGGAGAGCGGGAGAAAGGCGCTGGAGCTCTACCTAGGCCTTAGGGAACCCGGGGAGAGTGAACCCGTCGAGTTCGAGCCCTTCGATAGAAGCCTCAACGCGAGCCAGAGGAGGGCGATCGCAAGGGCTCTCGGCAGTCCAGACTTCTTCCTGATTCACGGCCCGTTCGGGACGGGCAAGACGAGAACTTTGGCCGAGCTGATAATGCAGGAAGTTGAACGCGGAAACAGGGTTCTGGCGACGGCAGAGAGCAACGTCGCGGTGGACAACCTGGTTGAGAGGCTTGTGGACTCGGGTTTGAAGGTAGTCCGCGTTGGACATCCAAGCAGGGTCTCAAAGGCCCTCCACGAGACGACCCTGGCTTATCTAATTACACAGCACGAGCTTTACGGCGAGCTGAGGGAGCTGAGGGTCATAGGCCAGAACCTCAAGGAGAAGAGGGATACCTTCACGAAGCCGGCCCCGAAGTACAGGAGAGGTCTGAGCGACCGCGAAATACTCAGGCTCGCCTCAAAGGGCATCGGCGTCAGGGGCGTTCCAGCGAGGCTGATCCGCGAGATGGCCGAGTGGATAAAGATTAACCAGCAGGTCCAGAAGACCTTCGACGATGCCAGGAAGCTCGAGGAGAGGATAGCCAGGGAGATAATCCGCGACGCCGATGTGGTTCTCACCACCAACTCCTCCGCTGGCCTTGATGTCGTTGATTATGGGGACTACGATGTTGCAGTGATAGACGAAGCGACGCAGGCGACCATCCCAAGCGTCCTCATTCCGATAAATCGAGCGGGGCGCTTCGTTTTGGCTGGGGACCACAGGCAGCTCCCGCCGACGATACTGAGCGAGAAGGCTAAGGGACTGTCAAGGACGCTCTTCGAGGGCCTTATCGAGCGTTATCCAGAAAAGAGTGAGATGCTCACCGTCCAGTACAGGATGAACAAAAGGCTGATGGAGTTTCCAAGCGGGGAGTTCTACGGTGGCAGGATAGAGGCCCACGAGAGCGTGAGGAACATAACACTCTCCGACCTCGGAGTTTCGGAGCCGTCTTTTGGGGGGCCCTGGGACGCGGTGCTGAAGCCGGAAAACGTGCTGGTCTTCATAGACACATCAAAGAGAGAAGACCGCTTCGAGAGGCAGCGCTATGGAAGCGAGAGCAGGGAGAACCCATTGGAGGCAGGACTCGTTAAGGAGACGGTTGAGAGGCTCCTCAAGATGGGCGTTAAGCCGGAGTGGATAGGTGTGATAACCCCCTACGACGACCAGCGTGATTTGATAAGCTCCCTCCTTCCCGAGGAGGTCGAGGTCAAGACGGTGGACGGCTACCAGGGCAGGGAGAAGGAGGTAATAGTGCTCTCCTTCGTCCGCTCCAACAGAAGGGGAGAGCTCGGCTTCCTGAAGGATTTGAGGCGTTTGAACGTCTCGCTGACGAGGGCGAAGAGGAAGCTGATTTTGATAGGCGACTCATCGACTCTAAGTGCCCACCCGACCTACAAACGGCTGGTGGAGTTCGTGGGTGAGAAAGGAACAGTGGTTGATACAAGAAAATTAACAGGAATCCCACCGGAGATGACCCCAGAGAGCATAAGAAGAATTCCCGGAATTTCAAGGACTGAGGAATCAACGGACGTTCCGGATGGCGTAGAGGAAGTTAGAAAACGAGACAGAAAGAGGACACGCTCAATTTACAGGGATACACCCAGCAATCATTTTTAA
- the nadA gene encoding quinolinate synthase NadA, whose product MGSFGELVEEILRLKEERNAIIMAHNYQLPEIQDIADFLGDSLELARKAVNVEADVIVFAGVDFMAETAKILNPEKTVLLPAKRATCAMANMLKQEHIIETKRLYPDAPVVLYVNTTAETKAYADVTVTSANAVKIVSKLDSEVIIFGPDRNLASYVAKQTGKKVIPVPEYGHCYVHRQFTLEDVERARKLYPNAKLMVHPECEPEVQEKADIIVSTGGMIRRAKEWNEWVVFTEHEMVYRLQKLYPDIKFHPAKEDAVCIGMKAITLQHIYESLRDMKYEVEVPEEIAAKARRAIERMLKLS is encoded by the coding sequence ATGGGAAGTTTTGGGGAACTCGTTGAGGAGATACTCCGCCTGAAGGAGGAGCGCAACGCTATAATCATGGCCCACAACTATCAGCTGCCTGAAATCCAGGATATAGCCGACTTCCTCGGCGACAGCCTCGAGCTGGCGAGGAAGGCGGTGAACGTTGAGGCGGACGTCATAGTCTTTGCCGGCGTCGACTTCATGGCTGAGACCGCCAAGATACTCAATCCGGAGAAGACCGTCCTCCTGCCGGCGAAAAGGGCTACCTGCGCGATGGCCAACATGCTGAAGCAGGAGCACATAATCGAGACCAAGAGGCTCTACCCCGACGCCCCGGTGGTTCTCTACGTCAACACAACGGCCGAGACTAAGGCCTACGCCGACGTCACCGTCACCTCGGCCAACGCGGTCAAAATCGTTTCAAAGCTCGACTCTGAGGTCATAATATTCGGCCCGGACAGGAACCTCGCCAGCTACGTGGCGAAGCAGACGGGCAAGAAGGTTATCCCCGTCCCCGAGTACGGTCACTGCTACGTCCACAGGCAGTTCACCCTTGAGGACGTCGAGCGCGCCAGGAAGCTCTACCCCAACGCCAAGCTGATGGTTCACCCGGAATGCGAGCCCGAGGTGCAGGAAAAGGCGGACATCATAGTTTCCACCGGCGGGATGATAAGAAGGGCAAAGGAGTGGAACGAGTGGGTCGTCTTCACCGAGCACGAAATGGTCTACCGCCTCCAGAAGCTCTACCCCGATATCAAGTTCCACCCGGCCAAAGAGGACGCCGTCTGCATAGGGATGAAGGCGATAACGCTCCAGCACATATACGAGTCGCTCAGGGATATGAAGTACGAGGTGGAAGTTCCAGAGGAGATAGCCGCGAAGGCGAGGAGGGCAATAGAGAGGATGCTGAAGCTCAGCTGA
- a CDS encoding DUF1464 family protein: MRVIGVDPGTKSFDVIGLEDGRIKLDLTFPSEVVAEAPEKIVKAIEDFNADLIIGPSGYGVPLKHISELTDRDRFEMTLVREEEMKEIPVLIGLQKMVSEMAEKGMNVWFIPGVIHLPTVPEWRKYNKVDMGTADKMAITVLGIYDQAKRLGIEYSEVSFVLLEVGFGYNYAGAVKGGKIVDGIGGTIFPGPAYVNSGALDGEVAYLMGGVKKWHLFWGGATVIAANEILPPEEFAKRLDEEPFAKAWEAMKDGFLKAVASELAVVGNAKEIILSGRLMRIDELRKDVEDLFEECFGLPVVKQRGLEGRAKEAARGSAIIADGLAGGQFKDLVEHVEIRKARGSVLDYVKLPLQL; encoded by the coding sequence ATGAGGGTCATAGGCGTCGATCCCGGAACGAAGAGCTTCGACGTTATAGGGCTTGAAGACGGGAGGATAAAGCTTGACCTCACCTTCCCGAGTGAAGTGGTCGCAGAGGCACCTGAAAAGATTGTCAAGGCCATTGAGGACTTCAATGCCGATCTTATAATCGGGCCCTCAGGCTACGGAGTCCCGCTGAAGCACATAAGCGAGCTGACAGATAGGGACCGCTTCGAGATGACGCTCGTGAGAGAGGAGGAGATGAAGGAAATCCCCGTCCTCATCGGGTTACAGAAGATGGTAAGCGAGATGGCTGAGAAGGGCATGAACGTCTGGTTCATCCCTGGCGTCATCCACCTCCCGACGGTGCCGGAGTGGAGAAAGTACAACAAGGTTGACATGGGAACGGCCGACAAGATGGCGATAACAGTGCTCGGTATCTACGACCAGGCGAAGAGGCTTGGAATCGAGTACAGTGAAGTTTCATTCGTCCTCCTTGAGGTGGGTTTCGGCTACAACTACGCCGGAGCGGTTAAAGGTGGAAAAATCGTTGATGGCATCGGCGGAACCATTTTCCCCGGTCCGGCCTACGTGAACAGCGGTGCCCTCGACGGCGAGGTTGCCTACCTTATGGGAGGGGTCAAGAAGTGGCACCTCTTCTGGGGCGGAGCTACGGTAATAGCCGCCAACGAGATACTCCCGCCGGAGGAGTTTGCCAAGAGGCTCGACGAAGAACCGTTCGCAAAGGCTTGGGAGGCCATGAAGGACGGCTTCTTAAAGGCCGTTGCGAGCGAGCTGGCCGTTGTGGGCAACGCTAAGGAGATAATTCTCTCCGGCAGGCTGATGCGCATAGACGAGCTCAGAAAGGACGTGGAAGATCTCTTCGAGGAGTGCTTTGGACTTCCCGTCGTCAAGCAGAGGGGTCTTGAGGGCAGGGCTAAGGAAGCCGCCCGGGGGAGCGCGATAATAGCGGACGGCCTCGCGGGGGGCCAGTTCAAGGATCTCGTCGAGCATGTCGAGATAAGGAAGGCCAGGGGAAGCGTTTTGGACTACGTAAAACTGCCCCTTCAGCTTTGA
- a CDS encoding L-aspartate oxidase, producing the protein MTSVGIIGDGAAGLTAALALARRGFDVTVIGEGFKNTNSYLAQAGIALPILEGDSIKAHFIDTVRAGKYLNDEEVVWNVLSKASEAYDFLTSIGIEFETNETEGGHSFHRVFTIRNETGKHMMEVLYIAAKEAGVNFVEGFAEELAVKERKAYGIFLEGELLKFDATVIATGGFAGLFKYTAGSPLTTGLLIGDAVMKGAPARDLEFIQFHPTGYMGKSGVKLISEAVRGAGAKLVTEDGERFVNELSTRDIVARAIYRQMLAGKRVYLDATSIEDFKRRFPQIYAFLVKDGIDPSKDLIPVSPIAHYTIGGIAVDLWYRTAIKGLYAVGEAASNGFHGANRLASNSLLECIVSGLEVARTIARERPRAGEAPDVPCTFEGLGDVGSIRELLWEHAGIVRTSKSLKAGLRKLEGIESDPRLKLLAGGVMECALAREESRGAHYREDFPAMRKEFERPLFFEGSCGVGG; encoded by the coding sequence ATGACATCGGTTGGAATAATCGGCGACGGTGCGGCAGGTTTAACCGCGGCTCTGGCACTCGCGAGGCGCGGCTTTGACGTCACTGTCATCGGGGAGGGGTTCAAAAACACTAACTCATACCTCGCCCAGGCGGGGATAGCCCTGCCTATCCTGGAGGGCGACTCCATCAAAGCCCACTTCATCGACACGGTTAGGGCAGGTAAATACCTCAACGACGAGGAGGTTGTCTGGAACGTCCTGAGCAAAGCCAGCGAGGCCTACGATTTTTTGACCTCAATCGGCATCGAGTTCGAGACCAACGAGACCGAGGGCGGTCACTCCTTCCACCGCGTTTTCACGATAAGGAACGAGACCGGAAAGCACATGATGGAGGTTCTCTACATAGCTGCTAAAGAGGCGGGGGTTAACTTCGTTGAGGGCTTCGCTGAAGAGCTCGCCGTGAAGGAGAGGAAAGCCTACGGCATCTTTCTCGAGGGGGAGCTCCTGAAGTTTGACGCGACTGTGATAGCAACGGGGGGTTTTGCGGGGCTCTTCAAATACACTGCGGGCTCCCCTCTAACCACTGGCCTTCTCATCGGGGACGCGGTTATGAAGGGCGCCCCGGCCAGAGACCTGGAGTTCATACAGTTCCACCCGACCGGCTACATGGGCAAATCAGGGGTTAAACTCATCAGCGAGGCCGTCCGCGGTGCGGGGGCAAAGCTAGTAACTGAAGACGGCGAACGCTTCGTCAACGAGCTCTCCACCAGGGACATCGTTGCGAGGGCGATATACAGGCAGATGCTCGCTGGAAAGAGGGTCTACCTCGACGCCACCTCGATAGAGGACTTCAAGAGGCGCTTCCCCCAGATATACGCTTTTCTGGTCAAGGACGGCATCGACCCGTCGAAGGACTTGATTCCCGTCTCGCCAATAGCGCACTACACGATAGGCGGGATAGCCGTTGACCTCTGGTACAGAACGGCCATCAAGGGCCTCTACGCGGTAGGTGAGGCCGCCTCCAACGGCTTCCACGGGGCGAACAGACTGGCCAGCAACTCGCTCCTTGAGTGCATTGTTTCGGGTCTGGAAGTGGCCAGAACGATAGCGAGGGAGAGGCCGAGGGCTGGTGAAGCCCCGGACGTTCCCTGCACATTCGAGGGGCTTGGCGATGTTGGTTCTATCAGAGAACTCCTCTGGGAGCACGCGGGTATAGTGAGAACTTCCAAAAGCCTGAAGGCCGGCCTCAGGAAGCTTGAAGGGATCGAATCAGACCCGAGGCTCAAACTCCTCGCCGGGGGCGTCATGGAGTGTGCCTTAGCGAGGGAGGAGAGCAGGGGCGCTCACTACAGGGAGGACTTTCCGGCTATGAGGAAGGAGTTTGAACGGCCACTGTTTTTTGAGGGCAGCTGCGGTGTTGGGGGGTGA
- the thsB gene encoding thermosome subunit beta: MAQLAGQPVVILPEGTQRYVGRDAQRLNILAARIVAETIRTTLGPKGMDKMLVDSLGDIVITNDGATILDEMDIQHPAAKMMVEVAKTQDKEAGDGTTTAVVIAGELLRKAEELLDQNIHPSIVIKGYALAAEKAQKILDEIARDVDVDDKETLKKAAITSITGKAAEEEREYLAEIAVEAVKQVAEKVGDGYKVDLDNIKFEKKEGASVHETQLIKGVVIDKEVVHPGMPKRVENAKIALINEALEVKETETDAEIRITSPEQLQAFLEQEEKMLREMVEKIKEVGANVVFVQKGIDDLAQHYLAKYGILAVRRVKKSDMEKLAKATGAKIVTNVRDLTSEDLGEAELVEQRKVAGENMIFVEGCRNPKAVTILIRGGTEHVVDEVERALEDAVKVVKDIVEDGKILAAGGAPEIELAIRLDEFAKEVGGKEQLAIEAFAEALKVIPRTLAENAGLDPVETLVKVIAAHKEKGATIGVDVFEGEPADMMERGVIAPLRVTKQAIKSASEAAIMILRIDDVIAASKLEKDKGDKGGDDFGSDLD, from the coding sequence ATGGCCCAGCTCGCCGGACAGCCGGTCGTTATTCTGCCTGAGGGAACCCAGAGGTACGTCGGAAGGGACGCCCAGAGGCTCAACATCCTCGCCGCTAGGATCGTCGCCGAGACCATAAGGACCACCCTCGGCCCGAAGGGTATGGACAAGATGCTCGTCGACAGCCTCGGCGACATCGTCATCACCAACGACGGTGCCACCATCCTCGACGAGATGGACATCCAGCACCCTGCTGCTAAGATGATGGTTGAGGTTGCTAAGACCCAGGACAAGGAGGCTGGTGATGGAACCACCACTGCCGTTGTTATCGCTGGCGAGCTTCTCAGGAAGGCTGAGGAGCTCCTCGACCAGAACATCCACCCGAGCATAGTCATCAAGGGTTACGCCCTCGCCGCCGAGAAGGCCCAGAAGATCCTCGATGAAATAGCCAGGGACGTCGACGTTGACGACAAGGAGACCCTCAAGAAGGCCGCGATCACCTCCATCACTGGCAAGGCCGCCGAGGAGGAGAGGGAGTACCTCGCCGAGATAGCAGTCGAGGCCGTCAAGCAGGTCGCCGAGAAGGTCGGTGATGGCTACAAGGTCGACCTCGACAACATCAAGTTCGAGAAGAAGGAGGGCGCGAGTGTCCACGAGACCCAGCTCATCAAGGGCGTCGTCATTGACAAGGAAGTCGTCCACCCGGGAATGCCGAAGAGGGTTGAGAACGCCAAGATAGCGCTCATCAACGAGGCCCTCGAGGTCAAGGAGACCGAGACTGACGCCGAGATAAGGATCACCAGCCCGGAGCAGCTCCAGGCCTTCCTTGAGCAGGAGGAGAAGATGCTCCGCGAGATGGTCGAGAAGATCAAGGAGGTCGGAGCCAACGTCGTCTTCGTCCAGAAGGGTATTGACGACCTTGCCCAGCACTACCTCGCCAAGTACGGCATTCTGGCAGTCAGGCGTGTCAAGAAGAGCGACATGGAGAAGCTCGCCAAGGCCACCGGAGCCAAGATCGTCACCAACGTCCGCGACCTCACCAGCGAGGACCTCGGTGAGGCCGAGCTCGTCGAGCAGAGGAAGGTCGCCGGCGAGAACATGATATTCGTTGAGGGCTGCAGGAACCCGAAGGCCGTCACCATCCTCATCAGGGGCGGTACCGAGCACGTCGTCGACGAGGTCGAGAGGGCGCTCGAAGATGCTGTCAAGGTCGTCAAGGACATCGTCGAGGACGGCAAGATACTCGCCGCCGGCGGTGCCCCGGAGATCGAGCTCGCCATCAGGCTCGACGAGTTCGCCAAGGAGGTCGGTGGCAAGGAGCAGCTCGCCATCGAGGCCTTCGCTGAGGCTCTCAAGGTCATCCCGAGGACCCTCGCCGAGAACGCCGGTCTCGACCCGGTCGAGACCCTCGTTAAGGTCATAGCAGCGCACAAGGAGAAGGGCGCCACCATCGGTGTCGACGTCTTCGAGGGTGAGCCGGCCGACATGATGGAGCGCGGCGTCATCGCACCGCTCAGAGTCACCAAGCAGGCTATCAAGAGCGCCAGCGAGGCTGCGATAATGATCCTCAGGATCGACGACGTCATCGCCGCCAGCAAGCTTGAGAAGGACAAGGGAGACAAGGGTGGCGACGACTTCGGCAGCGACCTCGACTGA